One genomic window of Streptomyces sp. WP-1 includes the following:
- a CDS encoding metallopeptidase family protein, translating to MLEMTREEFEELVAEALDRIPPELTRLMDNVAVFVEDEPPAADPDLLGLYEGTPLTERGEWYAGVLPDRITVYRGPTLRMCDTREDVVAETEVTVVHEIAHHFGIDDARLHALGYG from the coding sequence GTGCTGGAGATGACGCGCGAGGAGTTCGAGGAACTGGTCGCCGAGGCGCTCGACCGGATCCCGCCGGAGCTGACCCGGCTCATGGACAACGTGGCGGTGTTCGTGGAGGACGAACCGCCCGCCGCCGATCCCGATCTGCTCGGGCTGTACGAGGGCACCCCGCTGACCGAGCGGGGCGAGTGGTACGCCGGGGTGCTGCCGGACCGGATCACGGTCTACCGGGGGCCGACGCTGCGGATGTGCGACACGCGCGAGGACGTCGTGGCGGAGACCGAGGTGACCGTGGTGCACGAGATCGCCCACCACTTCGGCATCGACGACGCCCGGCTGCACGCGCTCGGCTACGGGTGA
- a CDS encoding DEAD/DEAH box helicase, whose product MSVSSFDQIVVPENENENELVDETTEATETQAPEAPQTTFADLGLPEGVVRKLAQNGVTAPFPIQAATIPDALLGKDILGRGRTGSGKTLSFGLPTLAQLAGGRTEKKRPRAVILTPTRELAMQVADALQPYGDVVGLKMKVVCGGTSMGNQIYALERGVDILVATPGRLRDIIKRGACSLEDVQITVLDEADQMSDLGFLPEVTELLDQVPAGGQRMLFSATMENEIQTLVDRYLKSPVSHEVDAAQGAVTTMSHHILIVKPKDKAPVTAAIASRKGRTIIFVRTQLGADRVAEQLRDAGVKADALHGGMTQGARTRTLADFKDGYVNVLVATDVAARGIHVDGIDLVLNVDPAGDHKDYLHRAGRTARAGRTGTVVSLSLPHQRRQIFRLMEDAGVDAGRHIIQGGAAFEPEVAEITGARSMTEVQAESAGNAAQQAEREVSQLTKQLERAQRRATELREEADRLVARVARERGEDPETAVAEAQAAVAEAEAVAVAEEPAERETEREERPAASAPYERRERRTFDRDRDDRGGRGFDRRDDRGDRGGRSFERRDDRGGFRRDDRGDRRDDRGGRSFERRDDRRPFDRDRRDDRGGRSFERRDDRRDDRGDRRDDRGGRPFERRDDRGGFRRDDRGDRRDDRGGRPFERRDDRGGFRRDDRGGHRGSDRPFNRDRRDDRPGFRSGGHERPYGRRDDHRGTGGTGSSFGRRDDKPRWKRNG is encoded by the coding sequence ATGTCCGTGTCCAGTTTTGACCAGATCGTCGTGCCCGAAAACGAGAACGAGAACGAACTCGTGGACGAGACGACCGAGGCCACTGAGACCCAGGCCCCTGAGGCCCCCCAGACCACCTTCGCCGACCTCGGCCTCCCCGAGGGCGTTGTGCGCAAGCTCGCGCAGAACGGCGTGACGGCCCCCTTCCCGATCCAGGCCGCGACCATCCCGGACGCCCTGCTCGGCAAGGACATCCTCGGCCGTGGCCGCACCGGCTCCGGCAAGACCCTCTCCTTCGGCCTGCCGACGCTGGCCCAGCTGGCCGGCGGCCGCACCGAGAAGAAGCGCCCCCGCGCGGTCATCCTCACCCCGACCCGCGAGCTGGCCATGCAGGTCGCGGACGCCCTCCAGCCGTACGGCGACGTCGTCGGCCTGAAGATGAAGGTCGTCTGCGGCGGTACGTCCATGGGCAACCAGATCTACGCCCTGGAGCGCGGTGTCGACATCCTCGTCGCCACCCCGGGCCGGCTGCGCGACATCATCAAGCGCGGCGCCTGCTCGCTCGAGGACGTCCAGATCACCGTCCTGGACGAGGCCGACCAGATGTCCGACCTGGGCTTCCTGCCCGAGGTCACCGAGCTGCTCGACCAGGTCCCGGCCGGCGGTCAGCGGATGCTCTTCTCCGCCACGATGGAGAACGAGATCCAGACCCTCGTCGACCGCTACCTGAAGAGCCCCGTCTCCCACGAGGTGGACGCGGCCCAGGGCGCGGTGACGACCATGTCCCACCACATCCTCATCGTGAAGCCCAAGGACAAGGCGCCGGTCACCGCCGCGATCGCCTCCCGCAAGGGCCGCACGATCATCTTCGTCCGCACCCAGCTGGGCGCCGACCGCGTCGCCGAGCAGCTGCGCGACGCGGGCGTGAAGGCCGACGCGCTGCACGGCGGCATGACCCAGGGCGCGCGCACCCGCACCCTGGCCGACTTCAAGGACGGTTACGTCAACGTCCTGGTCGCCACCGACGTCGCCGCCCGCGGCATCCACGTCGACGGCATCGACCTGGTCCTCAACGTGGACCCGGCCGGCGACCACAAGGACTACCTGCACCGTGCGGGCCGTACCGCGCGTGCGGGCCGTACCGGCACCGTCGTCTCCCTGTCGCTGCCGCACCAGCGGCGCCAGATCTTCCGCCTGATGGAGGACGCCGGCGTCGACGCGGGCCGCCACATCATCCAGGGCGGCGCCGCCTTCGAGCCGGAGGTCGCCGAGATCACCGGCGCCCGCTCCATGACCGAGGTGCAGGCCGAGTCCGCCGGCAACGCCGCGCAGCAGGCCGAGCGCGAGGTCTCCCAGCTGACCAAGCAGCTGGAGCGTGCCCAGCGCCGCGCGACGGAGCTGCGCGAGGAGGCCGACCGCCTGGTGGCCCGGGTCGCCCGCGAGCGCGGCGAGGACCCGGAGACCGCCGTGGCCGAGGCGCAGGCGGCGGTGGCCGAGGCCGAGGCCGTGGCCGTGGCCGAGGAGCCGGCCGAGCGCGAGACCGAGCGCGAGGAGCGTCCGGCGGCTTCGGCGCCGTACGAGCGCCGGGAGCGCCGCACCTTCGACCGCGACCGTGACGACCGCGGTGGCCGTGGCTTCGACCGCCGTGACGACCGCGGTGACCGTGGCGGCCGTTCCTTCGAGCGCCGTGACGACCGTGGCGGTTTCCGCCGTGACGACCGCGGTGACCGTCGTGACGACCGTGGTGGCCGCTCTTTCGAGCGTCGTGACGACCGTCGCCCGTTCGACCGTGACCGTCGTGACGACCGTGGCGGCCGTTCCTTCGAGCGCCGTGACGACCGCCGGGACGACCGCGGTGACCGTCGTGACGACCGCGGTGGCCGTCCCTTCGAGCGCCGTGACGACCGTGGCGGTTTCCGCCGTGACGACCGCGGTGACCGCCGTGACGACCGTGGTGGCCGTCCCTTCGAGCGCCGTGACGACCGCGGTGGCTTCCGCCGGGACGACCGCGGTGGCCACCGGGGCA